The proteins below are encoded in one region of Limnochorda pilosa:
- a CDS encoding dipeptidase, with protein MERYVTGERERYLEELQEFLRIPSISALPEHRPDVDRAAQWVAEALRRAGVPRVEVFPLEGGKGHPVVYGEWTADPAKPTYLIYGHYDVQPVDPVELWTSPPFEPQEREGRLYARGATDDKGCLFEAIKGVEALGRLRGAPPVNVTFLVEGEEEIGSPNLAAFMREHQDLLRCDLALSADGEMLSPDQGCLTIASRGLAACQIDVYGANRDLHSGSFGGAVANPLHALAQIVAGLHTPDGKVAVPGFYEAVRPLSPEERRDLASTPFDEKAWLAAIGVAEPFGEPGYSTLERLGARPTLEINGMWGGFQGEGTKTVLPAEAHTKITCRLVPDQDPDRILDQVEAHVRAQRVPGVRVEVRRFAGSARPYAMPVDHPALAAAARVLERLYGKPAPTARMGGTVPVAEFFRSILGTWFLYYSFGDPDTRVHAPDEFIRIDSIPRAVKGYYLLLEALAGSAGAR; from the coding sequence GTGGAGAGGTACGTGACCGGGGAACGGGAGCGGTACCTGGAGGAGCTGCAGGAGTTTCTGCGCATCCCCAGCATCAGCGCCCTGCCGGAGCACCGGCCGGACGTGGATCGGGCCGCGCAGTGGGTGGCGGAGGCGCTTCGCCGGGCGGGCGTGCCCAGGGTGGAGGTCTTCCCCCTGGAGGGAGGAAAGGGCCACCCGGTGGTCTACGGCGAGTGGACCGCGGACCCGGCGAAGCCCACCTACCTCATCTACGGCCACTACGACGTGCAGCCGGTGGATCCCGTGGAGCTCTGGACCTCGCCCCCCTTCGAGCCCCAGGAGCGCGAGGGCAGGCTCTACGCCCGGGGCGCCACTGACGACAAGGGGTGCCTCTTCGAGGCCATCAAGGGCGTGGAGGCCCTGGGCAGGCTCCGGGGCGCGCCGCCCGTCAACGTCACGTTCCTCGTGGAGGGCGAGGAGGAGATAGGAAGCCCCAACCTGGCCGCCTTCATGAGGGAGCACCAGGATCTCCTCCGCTGTGACCTGGCCCTGAGCGCCGACGGCGAGATGCTGAGCCCGGACCAGGGCTGCCTCACCATTGCGAGCCGGGGCCTGGCCGCCTGCCAGATCGACGTTTACGGGGCGAACCGCGACCTGCACTCGGGCTCCTTCGGCGGGGCGGTGGCCAACCCGCTCCACGCGCTGGCCCAGATCGTGGCCGGCCTCCACACGCCCGACGGGAAGGTGGCCGTGCCGGGATTCTACGAAGCGGTGCGCCCCCTGAGCCCCGAGGAACGGCGCGACCTCGCCTCCACCCCCTTCGACGAGAAGGCCTGGCTCGCGGCCATCGGCGTGGCCGAGCCCTTCGGCGAGCCTGGCTACTCCACCCTGGAGCGGCTGGGCGCCCGGCCCACCCTGGAGATCAACGGGATGTGGGGCGGCTTCCAGGGCGAGGGGACCAAGACCGTACTGCCCGCCGAGGCCCACACCAAGATCACCTGCCGCCTGGTGCCCGATCAGGATCCGGACCGGATCCTGGACCAGGTCGAGGCCCACGTGCGGGCCCAGCGGGTGCCGGGCGTGCGGGTGGAAGTACGGCGCTTCGCCGGTTCGGCCAGGCCGTACGCGATGCCGGTGGACCACCCGGCCCTCGCCGCCGCGGCCCGGGTGCTGGAGCGCCTCTACGGGAAGCCCGCCCCCACCGCCCGCATGGGCGGCACGGTGCCCGTGGCCGAGTTCTTTCGGTCCATCCTGGGCACCTGGTTCCTCTACTACAGCTTCGGCGACCCCGACACGCGGGTGCACGCGCCGGACGAGTTCATCCGGATCGACTCGATCCCGCGGGCGGTGAAGGGCTACTACCTCCTGCTGGAGGCGCTGGCCGGGTCGGCGGGTGCCCGATAG
- a CDS encoding AfsR/SARP family transcriptional regulator, with product MSEPLPVEEGVAIRGLGAFEVHARSRRIGLDGWRLKKSASLFKYLAVKQPAWVPRDELLDTFWGELAPDRAEHAFRTTVHVLRKVLEPNLPRYATSYYLEQRDGRYRLCPESIRWFDVQVFEGAVRRFREAQRKGDTADALEAAREAVDLYAGDLYPEDPYEDWIMAYRELLRQEYLDVVAGFARLTLQDADATTHHEAVQILRRALRAGEERESLNLLLMQHLVASGRVQEALSHFHRYEKAVRENLGTRPGKAITQLAGSLRAQAAGPKEAGSRVAADQGKAGSAGLAQGYPASSFAYLVDSATFRQMAAWERRKVEREGRVSTVVVIRLPHAPPPDRDGAATGRRPEAAGKDGSTTPPGSLATWQQSVVERLRHADVATAPNRLTLALLLPWTGPDGVQRVLERLRPAIELAKPSTSPEIALYVLQAGTSPEKHHLSLTLR from the coding sequence ATGAGCGAGCCTCTCCCTGTAGAGGAAGGCGTCGCCATCCGTGGGCTGGGGGCCTTCGAGGTTCACGCGCGCTCGCGCCGCATCGGGCTGGACGGATGGCGTCTGAAGAAGTCCGCCTCCCTCTTCAAGTACCTCGCGGTCAAGCAGCCCGCGTGGGTGCCTCGCGACGAGCTCCTCGACACGTTTTGGGGTGAGCTGGCCCCCGACAGGGCCGAGCATGCCTTCCGCACCACGGTCCACGTCTTGAGGAAAGTGCTCGAACCGAACCTCCCGCGCTACGCCACATCCTATTACCTGGAGCAGCGCGACGGCCGATACCGGCTGTGCCCGGAGTCGATCCGCTGGTTCGATGTCCAAGTGTTCGAGGGCGCCGTCCGGCGCTTCCGGGAGGCCCAGCGGAAGGGCGACACCGCCGATGCGCTCGAGGCGGCCCGCGAGGCGGTAGACCTGTATGCGGGCGACCTCTACCCCGAAGATCCCTACGAGGACTGGATCATGGCCTACCGGGAGCTGCTCCGGCAGGAGTACTTGGACGTGGTCGCGGGCTTCGCGCGCCTCACGCTCCAAGACGCCGACGCCACCACCCACCACGAGGCCGTCCAGATCCTGCGGCGGGCCCTGCGGGCCGGCGAGGAACGGGAATCGCTCAACCTCCTGCTGATGCAGCACCTGGTGGCGTCGGGACGGGTCCAGGAGGCGTTGAGCCACTTCCACCGCTATGAGAAGGCGGTGCGCGAGAACCTGGGGACCCGCCCTGGGAAAGCGATCACCCAGCTGGCAGGCTCCCTGCGCGCGCAGGCCGCTGGCCCCAAGGAGGCCGGGAGCCGCGTCGCCGCCGACCAGGGCAAGGCCGGATCGGCCGGGCTCGCCCAGGGGTATCCCGCGTCCTCCTTCGCGTACCTGGTCGACTCGGCCACCTTTCGCCAGATGGCTGCGTGGGAGCGACGGAAGGTCGAGCGGGAAGGCCGGGTCTCGACGGTGGTGGTGATTCGCCTGCCCCACGCGCCGCCGCCGGATCGGGACGGAGCGGCCACCGGCCGTCGACCGGAGGCCGCCGGCAAGGACGGCTCCACGACCCCGCCGGGCTCCCTCGCCACGTGGCAGCAGTCGGTGGTGGAGCGCCTCCGCCACGCGGACGTGGCCACGGCCCCCAATCGTCTCACCCTGGCGCTGCTCCTGCCCTGGACGGGGCCGGACGGCGTCCAGAGGGTGCTGGAACGCCTCCGTCCCGCCATCGAGCTGGCAAAGCCCTCCACGAGCCCCGAGATCGCGCTCTATGTGCTGCAGGCCGGGACCTCGCCCGAGAAACACCACCTCTCCTTGACTCTCCGTTGA